In Candidatus Electrothrix scaldis, the genomic window TGCAGGGACTGGCGAAGAACGATCATCGAACTATCAAGCTTTATGAGCAAGGTGCATTCAGAGTCGTTGCCGTTGCCGAGCTTGCGGGGCAGGCTCTAAAGGCGCTTCAGGAGGTTCGCTGATGGAGCAGGATATTTTTCCGCACGTTGCTTGTCTTCAGGTATCCTTGCAACAGGGAGATGTGGAGGCGAATCTCAAGGAATTTCGTCGACTGCTGGAGTCAGAGTCTTTTTCTACAGACACCTTGCTTGTCTTGCCGGAACTCTGGGCCACTGGCTTTGATTATCCAAATATAGAAACCCTTGCCAAGCTGACTCCTCAGATTCTTGCCGAACTTGAGCAGAAAGCAGCACAGCATGGTCTCTGGTTTGCCGGTTCTCTGCTGGATAGGCAGGATACAGGAGTGATCTATAATTCTCTCTTTCTTGTCGGCCCAGAGGGCGTGGTCGGGAGCTACCAAAAGCAGCATATGTTCAGGCTTTGGCAGGAAGATCAGTATCTCGCAGTTGGGCCAACTGCCCATGTAATGCGGGCTGGCTTTGGTTCTCTTGCTGCCTTGGTTTGCTATGATCTTCGTTTTCCTGAGCTGAGCCGGAGGCAGGTTTTTTCTGGAAGCAAACTCCTGATTGTTTCTGCGCAATGGCCAGCAGCACGTTCTGATCACTGGGAAATATTATTACGCGCCCGGGCAGTGGAAAACCAATGCTTTGTTGTGGCATGCAACGCGAGCGGTACCATCCCTGTCGGTGAATTAGCAGGGCATTCCATGATAATTTCACCTACGGGGCAGGTGCTTGCAAAGGCTGATGGAAAGCCTGCTATTATCAGGGCAGACCTGAATGGAGCAGATGTTACAGCGGCTCGGTCACGTTTTTGTTCTGTTGCTGAGCGCCCTTGGTACGGTCAAGATCGGGATAAGATCCTTACGCAGGAGGGCTTGTTTGAACGGGTAGCTGGCTTGCGTTCTCAAGGGAGTAAGGTCGTGTTTACCAATGGTTGCTTTGACCTTCTGCACGCTGGACATGTCAGCTATTTGGAGGAGGCCCGCCGTTGCGGTGACTGTCTGGTAATCGGCTTGAATTCCGACCGCTCTGTGCAAGCCCTGAAAGGACCTACCCGACCTGTGAATCCTGAGCTTGAGCGTGCTCGGGTTCTGGCAGCTCTAGGCTGTGTGGATTTTATTGCGCTTTTTGATGAAGACACACCCCTTAATTTAATCAGCATGTTGTTGCCCGATATCCTGGTGAAAGGAGCAGATTGGCCCGAAGACCAGATCGCCGGGGCAGCCGAAGTGAAAGCTGCTGGCGGAAGGGTCGTTCGGATACCCTTTGCCTGTCAAAATTCCACCACCACCATTATTGAGAAAATCCAGGACAGTGCCTGTGATTAATTTCGTACCAGGTAACTTTCTTACTGCATCTTTTTA contains:
- the rfaE2 gene encoding D-glycero-beta-D-manno-heptose 1-phosphate adenylyltransferase, whose protein sequence is MEQDIFPHVACLQVSLQQGDVEANLKEFRRLLESESFSTDTLLVLPELWATGFDYPNIETLAKLTPQILAELEQKAAQHGLWFAGSLLDRQDTGVIYNSLFLVGPEGVVGSYQKQHMFRLWQEDQYLAVGPTAHVMRAGFGSLAALVCYDLRFPELSRRQVFSGSKLLIVSAQWPAARSDHWEILLRARAVENQCFVVACNASGTIPVGELAGHSMIISPTGQVLAKADGKPAIIRADLNGADVTAARSRFCSVAERPWYGQDRDKILTQEGLFERVAGLRSQGSKVVFTNGCFDLLHAGHVSYLEEARRCGDCLVIGLNSDRSVQALKGPTRPVNPELERARVLAALGCVDFIALFDEDTPLNLISMLLPDILVKGADWPEDQIAGAAEVKAAGGRVVRIPFACQNSTTTIIEKIQDSACD